aaaacacagacatacacaaaaCAAGAATCACCTGctgtaataataatttaaaacaaAAACTTTTTCAAGACACAACATAGCCATAACATCTAAATTTCACATGTTGCCTCCACTCACAAAAAATACAATTCTGAATCATTGGTAACTTTGTTGATTGCCTCCCCATCCCTGATAACCTCTTAGATAAATTATTTCCTTCTTCTTAGCACCCATTTCTTGGATTTTTCAAGTCGAGATGCTTCTATTACTCAAAAAAAAAGACAACTGCCTGGTTGGGAAAGACAGAGAGTTTACTTGTTTGAGAAATAGCTTGCAGATTTAGTTGTGTTGTTATTGGGTGACACCGTATCACGTTGAAGCGATAAGGAACCCAGAGAAAGAGCAGTGGACATTCTCAGCGGCAAAAACGCCATTGGCCTCATCATCGGGAATCTGAAGGTAGACTGTGTCGTTCACATCGAGCATAAGGACAGTGCTACCGGACATCTGGTCCAGGAAGCCCTTGTTGTACTCATCATAGCTGAACATGACTGGCTTGTCGTTCTTGTACAGAGCCACCAGAGCATGAGCCCCATTCACGTGAATGGTGTATGAGAAGTAGTAGACTCCAGGAACCTGGCAAGTGAACTGCCCAGTGGTAGTGTCATAGTGATTCTCCGCATTGTACACCTCATTGTCAAACTTAATAGGTTCCCCAGATGGAGGATAAGGCCTagccagagaaacagagaaagcaGACATAGGGGCCTTAACAAGAGTAGGCACCATGACCTCACCCATGCCCATGCTCTTTTCAAAAAAGAACTCGCCGGGAGGACCAGGTGGGCCGGGAGGGCCAGCAGGGCCTTGGCCACCATCCTGACCATCAGCACCAGGGAGCCCAGGAGGACCGAGAGGGCCAAGGATTCCCTTAGCGGCCAGTCCAGCTGGGCCAGGTGCTCCAGGGAGACCAGGGTGTCCTTTAAGGCCAGGTGTACCTGCGGCACCAGTAGGCCCAACAGGTCCTCTGGGACCTGAGGCTCCAGCAGCTCCAGCCTCACCTGCCTCACCATTGCGCCCTGGGAAACCTTTGGGCCCGGCAGGTCCTGGGACACCTGAAGCACCAGTTGAACCTGTGTGACCAGTGTCACCTTTGTTACCTGGAGCTCCAGTAGCTCCCATGGCACCAGTTGGGCCTGTTGCTCCAGTATTACCTTGCTTTCCCTGGAAACCTTGTGCTCCCTGATCTCCCTTATATCCTTTTGGTCCCTGGGGTCCCATTGCACCTGTGTCACCTTTGGGACCCATTTCCCCAATATCTCCCTGGAAGCCTCTTGCACCCTGAGGACCAGTGAGACCCATGGGCCCAGTAGCACCAGTAGAACCGGTATATCCCTGTGCTCCTGGCTCACCCTTCTGACCTGTTGTGCCTGTGCTTCCTACAACTCCCCTCTCACCCTTCTGTCCATTTGCTCCTGGCTTTCCATATCCAGGGATACCGGGAGCACCAGTTGCTCCCGTTGCTCCCTGATGACCTTTAGGACCAGCTGCACCAGGCATACCTGGAGCCCCATTATCACCTGGTTTTCCAGGCAGACCAACACCAGGAGCCCCTGTGTGGCCCTTAGCACCTGGCAAACCCATGGGACCAGCGCCCCCATCCCTACCTGGGCTACCTGACTTTCCTGCTTCACCAGGGATTCCTGGCTTGCCTGGCTTTCCAACTCCGGCTGCTCCAGGCTGCCCAGCTGGTCCCATAGGTCCCACAGCCCCTGTCTCACCTTGTGCCCCTGGGATACCCACTCCTCTATCACCCTTAGCTCCTGGCAAACCAGGCATACCTGGATGTCCCTTAAGGCCTGTTTCCCCTCTTGGCCCCATTGCTCCGGGCAGACCATGAGGTCCAGGCTTGCCAGTGGAAGAGATCCCAGCTGGTCCGGAACTTCCAGTAGGTCCAGGCATGCCCCTAGGCCCTTGAAGTCCAGCTGTGCCCACGTCTCCTTTCTTGCCAGCTGCGCCAGGAACACCAGGCTTACCAGGCCCACCTGAGGAACCAGGTTTGCCAGGTGCGGAGTAGCCAGCAGGTCCGGGTGGTCCGGCAGGGCCCTCGGGTCCAGGCTGTCCCACAGCACTTTCCCCTGGAGGGCCAGGTGGGCCAGGGGGGCCTTCTGGGCCGGGCTCACCTGGCGCACCGGGCTCTCCCGCCACCGACACCACTGTGAGGAAATAGCAAGTCACCTTATTAATACCAAAGATGAAAAATTATTCTCTTGTAATAAATGTGTTATTGGCAAATGTCTGTTGGAAATATGttttacattttcaaaaacaAATTCAAGGAATAGTAATTAATATGTACTATCACGTGTTCTCTGCTGGTTAAGAATTACTACTGTTGTCTGCTATTGTCGCTCATtctcaaattattattatttaaataataGTAAGATAGATAATACCAATAATAACACACCATTTACATATTTACGCACCTTTTCTTATTTTTTGTGTTGTATTGGATAGGGTTTAAAGATAGAGGTGTACAGTAGAGATGAAAGATAGGTGGAAAGAGGGTGCTAGAGCGGTGGGTCAGATTCGAACCCATGCTCACAGCTGCACAGTACATATGATCTAAGGCAGCGGATTAGACTGTTAGACCACCCTAAGGAAACAAATGTGGGAACTTTGGATCGGAAATACAAGTTTTAAAGCCTGCGTACAGCTCATAATATTGTGCAATGTAGTAGTATATCCCCAGTATTTTGTTTGAGTGATGGAGGACTGACGTTAATTTTTGGACATGAAAAATGAAGAGGGTTCCAACTTTGAAGAAGTACAGTAATGTGTTACACTCAGCAATTGTCAGAGGAACAATAATACTTTGTAGCTCTGTATTGCTTCCTTATTCATGTACATGTGATGAATCCACTTATGTTTTTATACTGTGATTTCCAGAATGCAATTCACCTCCAGACCATTTACCAAGATTGCGTGTTACATTGTTGTTTTTGGTAggcaggttagttagttagcctaGGTATTTATCTAGACAGAAGTAAGACTAGGTGTTTCCCAATTTAACATCGCTCTGGTTGACATTTGCTGCACACCTCCTTTTTCTGGAAACTGAGTCCTGGGGCTATGTAAGAAGGGCTGATTTATGATCAGCTCCCcccgtccatgtaatcttattcattgcgATCTAAAATATAAAACTGATTCTAAATCAGCACTACTACTCAGAGACATGTGCAATATGGCCACTGATCAATGGCAAAGTGTCATTCAATCTTTTTTGACACTTTTACTCAAAATGTTTATTAATTCAATTGAGAAAACAACCATGTCTACATGCATATTGTGGTCAGAAAAATACTGAGATACTGAGATGCTTGTAGATTACTGATAGAAAAGTTTTTTGTTTAATCTTTGATTGTATAGAATGTTTCTAATTCATACTGTAGGAGTTTTGACTTCTATGTTATTTGTCTTGGTTGTACTAAATACGTCACCACACATGAAGGTCCTTCTCAGGAAATAAGTTATTTGAATTTTATtgaattaatttaatttaataatATAAATTGTTGTATAGCTAACTGAGCATGCAGTGTGATGGCATAGTGGAATTTACATTTTCCCAAACTTTCTATTGCTGCCCTTTTGTCCAGCAAATGCATGTTAAACCTGCTTGGTGGAGTGAAGTAAATCGTCTAACAATGTGAACTTGGAGGAATTGCCCCTTTAAGAGCATTGGGTATGATAGTATAAACTGCTGAAATCAAACCTGCATAGACATTTAAACCTGTTCAATTATTAGCTAGAAGTCATCTTCTGTTTTCAACCTGTTCTTATTTCACACCTCCAAAAAAGCAAACATTTCTGACTTAAGAAACTGTAGtatggggagaaaaaaaacatttgtaaagCAGGATGGTGGCATTTAAGGGAGTTGCTTTTCGTTTGCTTTTTTGTGGTCACATGACCTAGGGTGTAAAAGACATCTCCTTGGTCAAATGTAGAGGCCCAGTTTAGGTTCATTTAAAACAGATGTATTTACTTTTTGAAAGGCACACCCAAACAACCACATTGCTGGGTGATTGAACTGTAATTGACAGTGTTAAAATACATATAACATTAACAAGAGGCACCCACTATTTTACACATTACTTCATATGATTTAACAATACAGTTGATGACTATTGCATTTTACTTTAATTTGCTGCTGCAAGAAATTGAATTAATTGCAAGGTTAACATAAGAAGAATCATAAAATGAAGTAATG
This sequence is a window from Oncorhynchus clarkii lewisi isolate Uvic-CL-2024 chromosome 26, UVic_Ocla_1.0, whole genome shotgun sequence. Protein-coding genes within it:
- the LOC139384710 gene encoding collagen alpha-1(X) chain-like — its product is MEVRVLSILILLVALTAVHGSGSYVVKKVMKVAPQYQPYSVKSHVVSVAGEPGAPGEPGPEGPPGPPGPPGESAVGQPGPEGPAGPPGPAGYSAPGKPGSSGGPGKPGVPGAAGKKGDVGTAGLQGPRGMPGPTGSSGPAGISSTGKPGPHGLPGAMGPRGETGLKGHPGMPGLPGAKGDRGVGIPGAQGETGAVGPMGPAGQPGAAGVGKPGKPGIPGEAGKSGSPGRDGGAGPMGLPGAKGHTGAPGVGLPGKPGDNGAPGMPGAAGPKGHQGATGATGAPGIPGYGKPGANGQKGERGVVGSTGTTGQKGEPGAQGYTGSTGATGPMGLTGPQGARGFQGDIGEMGPKGDTGAMGPQGPKGYKGDQGAQGFQGKQGNTGATGPTGAMGATGAPGNKGDTGHTGSTGASGVPGPAGPKGFPGRNGEAGEAGAAGASGPRGPVGPTGAAGTPGLKGHPGLPGAPGPAGLAAKGILGPLGPPGLPGADGQDGGQGPAGPPGPPGPPGEFFFEKSMGMGEVMVPTLVKAPMSAFSVSLARPYPPSGEPIKFDNEVYNAENHYDTTTGQFTCQVPGVYYFSYTIHVNGAHALVALYKNDKPVMFSYDEYNKGFLDQMSGSTVLMLDVNDTVYLQIPDDEANGVFAAENVHCSFSGFLIAST